The following coding sequences lie in one Archaeoglobus neptunius genomic window:
- a CDS encoding UPF0147 family protein translates to MAKKELGEVLETLDRIIHDETVPRNVRKVASEIREKLTATDEVSLEAATAISILEDISADPNLPMHVRTMIWNLTSQLERISVE, encoded by the coding sequence ATGGCGAAGAAGGAGCTTGGAGAGGTTCTGGAAACGCTTGATAGAATCATCCATGATGAAACCGTGCCGAGAAATGTTAGGAAAGTGGCAAGCGAGATTAGAGAGAAACTGACCGCTACGGATGAAGTTTCCCTTGAAGCGGCAACAGCAATCTCGATTCTGGAAGACATATCGGCAGATCCGAACCTGCCGATGCACGTTAGAACAATGATATGGAACCTCACGAGTCAGCTTGAGAGGATTTCAGTTGAGTGA
- a CDS encoding inositol monophosphatase family protein produces the protein MDEDWALKISRDIAGRVRDALRSLPLNERRKTVGMGKDGTPTKAADRVAEEIAIEILKEEDVTVVTEESGVIGSGSIFVALDPLDGTFNATRGVPIYSISLCFSRSDRLKDAFFGYVFNLATGDEYYADFSGAYRNGEKIAVSDENSLYCNAIIYYPDKRYPFRRMRIFGSAATELCFFAEGSFDCFIDIRQNGMLRIYDAAAGIFIAERAGAKVTDDTGKDLGDKKFDMQERLKIVAANEKLHPKLLELIR, from the coding sequence ATGGATGAAGATTGGGCGCTGAAAATTTCAAGAGATATTGCAGGGAGAGTGAGGGATGCCCTGAGATCTCTCCCGCTGAACGAAAGAAGGAAAACCGTTGGAATGGGTAAAGATGGCACACCAACAAAGGCTGCTGACAGAGTCGCTGAGGAAATAGCCATTGAGATTCTCAAAGAAGAGGACGTAACGGTGGTAACAGAAGAGTCAGGAGTGATCGGAAGCGGAAGCATCTTCGTCGCCCTTGACCCTCTTGATGGCACCTTCAATGCCACTAGGGGGGTACCGATCTATTCGATCAGCCTGTGCTTTTCCAGATCAGACAGACTTAAAGATGCGTTCTTCGGATACGTTTTCAACCTGGCAACGGGAGATGAATATTACGCAGATTTTAGCGGAGCTTACAGGAACGGAGAAAAGATCGCTGTAAGCGACGAGAATTCCCTTTACTGCAATGCAATAATCTACTATCCGGATAAAAGGTATCCCTTCAGAAGAATGAGAATTTTCGGGAGTGCTGCCACAGAACTCTGCTTTTTCGCCGAAGGATCTTTTGACTGCTTTATAGATATCAGGCAGAACGGAATGCTGAGAATATATGATGCCGCAGCAGGAATCTTCATAGCGGAGAGAGCTGGGGCAAAGGTTACTGACGATACCGGAAAAGACCTCGGAGATAAAAAATTTGATATGCAGGAACGACTTAAGATCGTGGCAGCAAACGAGAAGCTTCACCCCAAGCTTCTGGAGCTGATAAGATGA
- a CDS encoding diacylglycerol/polyprenol kinase family protein, whose protein sequence is MSEIKKEIARKSIHFTGLIYIPAYIYLGREVVLLGIFAALTFSAVFEVLRLKYGLLGAIAREYERNKIGAYIYFGIAAFFVTLFFPVDACFASILVSILGDGVGGIIKRLNFPHSRLSATIVMFLLPFLVSLLLLKPFPSLVACSAGAMVERIERVRGHYLQDNITVPITAAVAYYSVNYFLP, encoded by the coding sequence TTGAGTGAGATTAAAAAAGAGATTGCCCGTAAATCAATTCATTTTACCGGTCTTATCTATATACCTGCATACATTTACCTTGGCAGAGAGGTCGTATTGCTCGGAATTTTTGCTGCACTAACTTTTTCTGCCGTATTTGAAGTTTTAAGGCTTAAATACGGACTTCTTGGAGCAATCGCCAGGGAATACGAAAGAAACAAAATTGGAGCATACATATATTTTGGTATTGCGGCATTTTTCGTTACTCTGTTCTTTCCGGTGGATGCCTGTTTTGCTTCCATCCTTGTTTCAATTCTGGGAGATGGGGTTGGTGGGATAATTAAGAGGCTCAATTTCCCCCACTCCAGACTCTCAGCAACGATCGTAATGTTTCTATTGCCATTTCTCGTCTCTTTACTCTTACTGAAGCCTTTCCCCTCCCTGGTAGCATGTTCTGCCGGAGCCATGGTTGAGAGGATAGAGAGGGTCAGAGGGCACTATCTTCAGGACAATATCACGGTTCCAATAACAGCCGCAGTTGCCTACTATTCAGTAAACTATTTCTTGCCCTGA
- a CDS encoding NAD(+)/NADH kinase yields MRAAIVYKTDGILSRVEKAIEEMDISFKSFSSPSKELESYDFIVSIGGDGTILRILQKIKNCPPIFGINTGKIGLLTHSTPDNFEEKLHEAVKNFEIEEFPRLVCHDTLALNEFAILSRQPGKMMDVKIRLDGVEVDRLRCDGMIVATQIGSTGYAFSAGGPVVDPYLDSIIIVPIAPFRFGWKPFVVSMNRKIEISIEEAILIADGQSSVEVRGNVQIRKSDHPAVFFKKELRISELFRKVRNIE; encoded by the coding sequence ATGAGGGCTGCAATTGTTTACAAGACTGATGGGATTCTCAGCAGGGTGGAGAAGGCTATTGAAGAAATGGATATCTCCTTTAAATCATTCAGCTCACCTTCAAAGGAGCTGGAAAGTTACGACTTCATCGTCAGCATTGGTGGAGACGGAACAATTCTAAGAATTCTTCAGAAAATTAAGAACTGTCCTCCAATTTTCGGAATAAACACGGGTAAAATTGGACTGCTGACACATTCAACACCCGACAACTTTGAAGAGAAGCTGCACGAGGCTGTAAAAAATTTTGAAATAGAGGAGTTTCCGAGACTTGTCTGCCATGATACTCTCGCACTAAACGAATTTGCGATATTAAGCAGACAACCGGGTAAGATGATGGATGTCAAAATCCGTCTTGATGGAGTTGAGGTTGACAGGCTGAGGTGTGATGGTATGATTGTTGCAACTCAGATCGGCTCCACCGGCTATGCTTTCTCAGCAGGGGGGCCGGTTGTGGATCCCTACCTCGATTCCATCATTATCGTGCCGATTGCACCCTTCAGGTTCGGCTGGAAGCCCTTTGTTGTGAGTATGAACAGAAAGATTGAGATCAGCATCGAGGAGGCCATACTGATTGCAGATGGACAGAGCAGTGTGGAGGTGAGAGGCAATGTTCAAATCCGCAAATCTGATCATCCGGCAGTCTTTTTCAAAAAAGAATTGAGAATTTCAGAGCTGTTCAGGAAGGTCAGGAATATTGAGTAA